One stretch of Nicotiana tabacum cultivar K326 chromosome 18, ASM71507v2, whole genome shotgun sequence DNA includes these proteins:
- the LOC107816405 gene encoding uncharacterized protein LOC107816405, translating into MAKAYTQAEFVMEKVDKVDIRVEVYLELAGYGKWVRLYAPVNRGWSMISNIAKSINAALVLARELPIYEFLEEVIPSTEYLHMVNDGGRNYTVDLLERKCVCGRFQVDELPCPHAWAVLKSKFLMPEEYCFNYYKSNTVVMTYDVLVYPLPDRNDWNIPAHVAEEVVIPPKWKRPPGRPKKKRDKPLSELLQPKNQHSCSICGRGGHNKRMYRNAPRNK; encoded by the exons ATGGCAAAAGCATACACACAAGCTGAATTTGTGATGGAGAAGGTGGATAAGGTAGATATTAGGGTGGAAGTATACTTAGAGTTAGCTGGATACGGAAAGTGGGTTAGGTTGTATGCACCTGTTAACAGGGGATGGTCAatgatatcaaatattgctaagtCAATCAATGCTGCACTAGTTTTAGCAAGGGAATTGCCAATATACGAATTCCTCGAAGAA GTGATACCATCAACTGAATACTTACATATGGTTAACGATGGAGGGAGGAATTACACAGTCGACTTGTTAGAGAGAAAATGTGTTTGTGGGAGGTTCCAAGTTGATGAATTACCATGCCCACATGCTTGGGCTGTATTGAAGAGCAAGTTTCTAATGCCAGAAGAATATTGCTTTAACTATTACAAATCAAATACTGTTGTAATGACATACGATGTGCTTGTGTATCCGCTACCGGACAGAAATGACTGGAATATACCGGCACATGTTGCAGAGGAGGTTGTAATACCACCCAAATGGAAAAGACCTCCTGGAAGGCCAAAGAAGAAGCGCGATAAACCTTTAAGTGAATTGCTGCAGCCGAAaaatcaacattcatgtagcataTGTGGACGGGGAGGACATAACAAGCGAATGTATAGAAATGCTCCACGTAACAAATAG